The following proteins come from a genomic window of Galactobacillus timonensis:
- the der gene encoding ribosome biogenesis GTPase Der, whose translation MRSTIAIVGRPNVGKSTIFNRCIGSRLSIVEDEPGVTRDRIYGTGTWLNKEFHMIDTGGIQLEDQPYQNEIRAQVQVAVQEADVILFVTDGTVGVTDDDRYIAQMLHRSKKPIVLAVNHIDDSSRLASIYEFYSLGVGDPIAVSGVHGVGVGDVLDACFAAMPKEEAVPEPEGIRIAVIGQPNVGKSSLVNAILNQDRAIVANEEGTTRDAVDTAFQWNGKPYVIVDTAGIRKRGRVYENIEKYSVMRAMQAIERCDVALFLMDASLGIREQDKHVAGYAHDAGKPVIIVVNKWDAIEKDDKTMHEFEEKVRAQFVYLSFAPVLFVSALTHQRVNTILPMVDRVYENSRRRIPTNVLNEVIADTQITTPAPARNGKRFRIYYATQTGVQPPEFVFSCNDPELLHFTYQRYLENQLRQAFDFEGTPIRLIARKKVSV comes from the coding sequence ATGCGTTCAACAATAGCAATTGTCGGAAGACCGAATGTAGGCAAATCGACGATTTTCAACCGGTGCATCGGCAGCCGGCTGTCCATTGTCGAAGATGAGCCGGGCGTCACCCGCGACCGGATCTACGGAACCGGGACCTGGCTCAACAAGGAATTTCATATGATCGATACCGGCGGCATTCAGCTGGAAGATCAGCCGTATCAGAATGAAATCCGTGCCCAGGTCCAGGTAGCTGTCCAGGAGGCGGATGTCATTCTTTTCGTCACGGACGGAACGGTCGGCGTCACCGACGATGACCGCTATATCGCCCAGATGCTGCATAGATCGAAGAAGCCGATTGTTCTGGCTGTCAATCACATTGACGATTCTTCCCGTCTGGCGTCGATCTATGAGTTCTATTCCCTTGGCGTCGGGGATCCGATTGCGGTATCCGGCGTCCATGGCGTCGGCGTCGGCGATGTGCTGGATGCCTGTTTTGCGGCCATGCCGAAAGAAGAAGCGGTGCCGGAGCCGGAAGGAATCCGGATCGCTGTCATTGGTCAGCCGAACGTCGGCAAGTCTTCGCTGGTCAATGCAATTCTGAATCAGGATCGTGCCATCGTTGCCAACGAAGAAGGAACGACCCGTGACGCTGTTGATACTGCGTTCCAGTGGAACGGCAAGCCCTATGTCATTGTCGATACGGCCGGCATCCGCAAGCGCGGGCGGGTATATGAAAACATCGAAAAGTATTCCGTCATGCGGGCCATGCAGGCAATCGAGCGCTGCGACGTCGCACTGTTTCTGATGGATGCGAGCCTTGGCATCCGGGAACAGGACAAGCACGTGGCCGGCTATGCCCACGATGCAGGCAAGCCTGTCATCATTGTCGTCAATAAGTGGGACGCAATCGAGAAGGATGACAAGACGATGCACGAATTCGAAGAGAAGGTGCGGGCCCAGTTCGTTTATCTTTCCTTTGCGCCGGTTCTGTTTGTCAGTGCCCTGACGCATCAGAGAGTCAATACGATTCTGCCGATGGTGGACCGTGTCTATGAAAACAGCCGCCGCCGCATCCCGACCAATGTCCTGAATGAAGTCATCGCCGATACGCAGATTACGACCCCGGCACCGGCCCGCAACGGCAAACGGTTCCGCATCTACTATGCGACGCAGACCGGTGTTCAGCCGCCGGAGTTTGTCTTCTCCTGCAACGATCCTGAATTGCTGCATTTTACGTATCAGCGGTATCTGGAAAATCAGCTTCGGCAGGCTTTTGACTTTGAAGGAACGCCGATCCGGCTGATTGCCCGCAAGAAGGTTTCCGTATGA
- a CDS encoding NAD(P)H-dependent glycerol-3-phosphate dehydrogenase, translating to MKCVVLGSGSWGTALAQVLCDNANDVVLWGRNTAEVDDINVNHRNSKYFPDVKVNEKLAATNDLSAVRGADLILLAVPSSAMEAVLKETVSYLDHPVLFVNAAKGFHPTTHSLLSSYIRDQVPDHLCKAVVSLIGPSHAEEVILRQLTALNAVSANEEAARTVQKLFSNSYFRVYTNTDVIGAETGVAVKNIMAIAAGILCGLGQGDNARAALVTRGLAEMTRFGTACGGKAETFLGLDGVGDLMVTCTSMHSRNFQAGLAIGRSRNAAEFLRNNTKTVEGIAACRIVHAEAARMGVSMPITDAVYAVLFENASVDQTIDALMHRRLKAEF from the coding sequence ATGAAGTGTGTCGTCCTGGGAAGCGGCAGCTGGGGCACCGCCCTTGCGCAGGTGCTCTGTGACAATGCCAATGATGTTGTGCTGTGGGGAAGAAACACTGCCGAAGTCGACGATATCAACGTCAATCACCGCAATTCCAAATATTTCCCCGATGTGAAAGTGAATGAAAAGCTTGCGGCGACGAATGATCTTTCAGCAGTGAGGGGAGCGGATCTTATTCTTCTTGCCGTACCTTCCTCGGCGATGGAGGCCGTATTGAAGGAAACCGTTTCCTATTTGGATCATCCGGTGCTGTTTGTGAATGCGGCCAAGGGCTTTCATCCCACGACGCATTCGCTTCTTTCTTCATACATTCGTGACCAGGTGCCGGATCATCTGTGCAAGGCGGTTGTTTCCCTGATCGGGCCAAGTCATGCCGAGGAGGTCATTCTTCGTCAGCTGACAGCTCTCAATGCGGTCAGTGCAAATGAAGAAGCCGCCAGGACGGTTCAGAAGCTGTTTTCCAATTCCTATTTCCGTGTCTATACCAATACCGATGTCATCGGAGCGGAGACCGGTGTCGCCGTCAAGAACATCATGGCGATTGCGGCCGGCATTCTGTGCGGACTGGGGCAGGGTGATAATGCTCGGGCGGCGTTAGTTACACGCGGGCTTGCGGAGATGACGCGCTTTGGAACGGCGTGCGGTGGAAAGGCGGAGACGTTTCTCGGCCTGGACGGGGTGGGGGATCTGATGGTTACCTGTACCTCGATGCATTCGCGCAATTTCCAGGCAGGTCTTGCCATCGGAAGAAGCCGCAATGCGGCGGAATTTCTTCGAAACAATACGAAGACGGTTGAAGGAATTGCAGCCTGCCGCATCGTTCATGCGGAGGCGGCGCGGATGGGCGTTTCGATGCCGATTACAGATGCGGTTTACGCGGTCCTGTTTGAAAACGCTTCCGTCGATCAGACGATCGATGCCCTTATGCACAGGCGGCTGAAAGCGGAGTTCTAA
- a CDS encoding transglycosylase domain-containing protein, with protein MNDKKNTNKTNEETEKMPDGKVHPVTEADSEHSDYIREEDGTVTRIYHIRHEDPEVTKQKEQRRLKLRRKRRRLRIWTVILSVLVIFNVVVASFGLLIAKRMVEDAPTLDVTDFIGEESSKIYDDEGNLVTEVGVYLRENITYDQLPESVVDAFLSIEDSRFFTHNGFDIPRFTMAIIQNLKTRSFGQGGSTFTMQLVKNTYFTVDSMDASNTGTERTKSIEYKVQQIYLAMELEKLISKKEIFQLYLNKLNFGGNIRGIQRASEYYFGKNVSEINLPEAAMLAGIVNLPNRYNPYDYLDYGTTRRNEVLYQMLNHGYITESEYDLAKSVKVEDTLVGDSREAAENSQYQAYLDAVLSEAQQMTGEDPTVKGMQIYTYLNRTIQEEIEAIQNGERSDTVLFPDDLMQIGIVSMNNKTGAIVGIGGGRNYDGARLLNRATMNFKQPGSSVKPVISYALAFEYLGYSLDEILMDKPITYPGESRVLVDASGNYLGDVSIKDATGLSLNIPAILTLEKVVDKVGKAKVASYLQSIGYTRVTQDNFHLSFAIGGTWFETTPLEMAGAHAMLMNYGVYNQPHTINKIIMTSTGEEYYPEGQNRKVLSSGSAWMAAQLMQYVVDGPHFNFTQLLKRDYPVYAKTGTTDWGSDGLQYGIPQGQMKDKWMVTSTNMYTNAVWVGYDKAVAGAGTYYTSAKQRLNIPGNINKLLLDAEDRASGDPGTYEEPKDVEDVTYVYGTYPHVAVEDWMPAGVSITSQVSSAGLEAQPTVSVAEYLDYQASQQSSTGLHATYDGAGNVSINWYTGTNSCSGGQKDISLHDDYNDIEKWGACMVDLSWLNGSSGSGFWASVSSNGVAVGNVSSDTSSWSGYVGDLSAGNVQVCGGFTKADGTASGQACSVAVYTDDVYGSTTSSWGYYDASGNYVDAQLDYSQYGYWDENGTWVGSGWWDTNGYHMG; from the coding sequence ATGAACGATAAGAAGAATACGAACAAAACGAATGAGGAAACTGAAAAAATGCCGGATGGAAAGGTACATCCGGTCACCGAAGCAGATTCTGAACATTCCGATTATATCCGTGAAGAGGATGGGACCGTTACCAGGATCTATCACATCCGTCACGAAGATCCAGAGGTCACAAAGCAGAAGGAACAGAGGCGTTTGAAGCTGCGCCGCAAGCGGAGACGGCTTCGCATATGGACGGTGATTCTTTCGGTTCTGGTCATTTTCAATGTCGTTGTCGCTTCCTTCGGCCTTCTGATTGCCAAGCGTATGGTCGAAGATGCCCCGACCCTTGATGTGACGGATTTCATTGGTGAAGAGTCCAGCAAGATCTATGACGATGAAGGAAACCTCGTCACGGAAGTAGGCGTCTATCTGCGCGAAAACATTACGTATGATCAGCTGCCGGAGTCGGTTGTGGATGCGTTCCTCTCCATTGAGGACAGCCGCTTCTTTACGCACAACGGTTTTGATATTCCGCGTTTTACGATGGCGATTATTCAGAACCTCAAGACCCGCAGCTTTGGGCAGGGCGGCTCCACCTTTACGATGCAGCTGGTGAAGAACACCTATTTTACGGTGGATTCCATGGATGCCAGCAATACCGGTACGGAGCGCACCAAGTCGATTGAATACAAGGTGCAGCAGATTTATCTCGCCATGGAGCTTGAAAAGCTGATTTCCAAGAAGGAGATTTTCCAGCTTTATCTGAACAAGCTGAACTTCGGCGGCAATATCCGCGGCATTCAGCGGGCAAGCGAATACTACTTCGGCAAGAATGTGAGTGAAATCAACCTGCCGGAGGCGGCAATGCTGGCGGGAATTGTCAACCTTCCCAACCGCTACAATCCTTACGATTATCTTGATTACGGTACGACGCGCCGCAATGAAGTTCTCTACCAGATGCTGAACCATGGCTATATCACCGAAAGTGAATATGACCTGGCCAAGAGTGTAAAGGTCGAAGATACACTTGTCGGCGATTCCCGTGAGGCCGCGGAAAACAGTCAGTATCAGGCGTATCTCGATGCGGTGCTTTCGGAAGCCCAGCAGATGACCGGTGAAGATCCGACGGTCAAGGGCATGCAGATCTATACGTATCTGAACCGCACGATCCAGGAAGAGATTGAGGCGATCCAGAACGGGGAACGTTCGGATACGGTGCTGTTCCCGGACGATCTGATGCAGATCGGCATTGTCAGTATGAACAACAAGACCGGTGCGATTGTCGGCATCGGCGGCGGCCGCAATTATGATGGCGCACGTCTTCTGAACCGGGCGACGATGAACTTCAAGCAGCCGGGCTCCAGTGTCAAGCCTGTAATTTCCTATGCGCTTGCCTTTGAGTATCTCGGCTATTCGCTGGATGAAATTCTGATGGACAAGCCGATTACCTATCCGGGTGAGTCGCGCGTTCTGGTGGATGCGTCCGGAAACTATCTGGGCGATGTATCCATCAAGGATGCGACCGGTCTTTCGCTGAACATTCCGGCGATCCTGACGCTTGAAAAGGTGGTGGACAAGGTCGGCAAGGCCAAGGTCGCTTCCTATCTTCAGAGCATCGGCTATACACGTGTGACGCAGGACAACTTCCATCTGTCCTTTGCGATCGGCGGCACCTGGTTTGAGACGACGCCGCTGGAAATGGCCGGCGCCCATGCGATGCTGATGAACTATGGGGTATATAACCAGCCTCATACCATCAATAAGATCATTATGACCTCGACAGGCGAAGAGTATTATCCGGAGGGACAGAACCGCAAAGTGCTCTCGTCCGGCAGTGCATGGATGGCGGCACAGCTGATGCAGTATGTTGTCGATGGTCCGCATTTCAATTTTACGCAGCTGCTGAAGCGCGATTATCCGGTCTATGCCAAGACGGGTACGACCGACTGGGGCTCTGATGGCCTTCAGTACGGTATTCCGCAGGGTCAGATGAAGGACAAGTGGATGGTCACCAGCACCAACATGTATACCAATGCGGTCTGGGTCGGCTATGACAAGGCCGTTGCCGGCGCGGGGACCTACTATACGAGTGCGAAGCAGAGGCTGAACATTCCAGGAAATATCAATAAGCTTCTGCTCGATGCAGAAGACAGGGCGTCGGGCGATCCGGGAACCTATGAAGAACCGAAGGACGTCGAAGATGTGACCTATGTGTACGGTACCTATCCGCATGTGGCGGTGGAAGACTGGATGCCGGCTGGTGTTTCAATTACGTCGCAGGTATCTTCTGCCGGCCTGGAAGCGCAGCCGACGGTCTCTGTGGCTGAATATCTGGATTATCAGGCATCGCAGCAGTCTTCGACAGGGCTGCACGCGACCTACGACGGGGCGGGAAATGTGTCCATCAACTGGTATACGGGTACCAACAGCTGCAGCGGCGGACAGAAGGATATCTCTCTGCATGATGACTATAACGACATTGAGAAATGGGGCGCATGCATGGTGGATCTGTCGTGGCTCAACGGTTCTTCGGGCAGCGGCTTCTGGGCGAGTGTCTCCAGCAATGGCGTCGCTGTCGGCAATGTGAGTTCGGATACTTCCTCCTGGAGCGGTTACGTCGGTGATCTTTCGGCTGGAAATGTTCAGGTATGCGGCGGCTTTACGAAGGCGGACGGAACAGCTTCCGGGCAGGCATGCTCGGTTGCGGTCTATACGGATGATGTCTATGGCTCAACAACATCAAGCTGGGGTTATTACGACGCGTCCGGCAACTATGTGGATGCGCAGCTTGACTATTCGCAATACGGCTACTGGGATGAAAACGGGACCTGGGTCGGCTCCGGCTGGTGGGATACCAACGGTTATCACATGGGCTGA
- a CDS encoding DegV family protein — protein sequence MKIAYVTDSGSGRSIDEQAADGIYSLPLQIMEGSNSYQDLETISQSSIISLLEQKKVMTTSQPSPGLITDLFENLKAQGVEMIVAVPICNGLSGTISTMNAIAADLGLQFLSFDTYTTASVENYLIHRIKQLNEEGHSPMEVSVSAENIISSCETIVIPGDLMHLARSGRLTASAARMATLLRITPILHLNRETAGKIDTYDKVISMRRAMKRVLEHMKEANLDENWHLTITHVNAIDLAETFYHQAQEMFPKAEMEILPLCSPVAVHVGIGSLCLQYFRKQ from the coding sequence ATGAAAATAGCGTATGTGACAGACAGCGGCAGCGGCCGCAGCATTGATGAGCAGGCGGCGGACGGTATCTATTCTCTGCCGCTGCAGATCATGGAAGGATCCAATTCCTATCAGGATCTGGAAACCATTTCTCAGAGTTCCATAATTTCCCTGCTTGAACAGAAAAAGGTCATGACAACCTCGCAGCCGAGCCCTGGCCTGATCACGGATCTGTTTGAGAATCTCAAGGCGCAGGGTGTGGAGATGATCGTTGCCGTTCCCATCTGCAACGGCCTTTCAGGAACAATTTCGACGATGAATGCCATTGCGGCCGATCTCGGTCTGCAGTTTCTTTCCTTTGATACCTATACAACGGCATCCGTGGAAAACTATCTGATCCACCGCATCAAGCAGCTCAATGAAGAAGGACACTCTCCCATGGAAGTCAGCGTCAGCGCCGAAAACATCATCTCTTCCTGTGAGACGATTGTGATTCCCGGCGATCTGATGCACCTGGCGAGAAGCGGACGTCTCACCGCATCGGCCGCCCGCATGGCTACGCTGCTGCGCATTACGCCGATTCTGCATCTGAACCGGGAAACGGCGGGAAAAATCGATACCTACGATAAGGTGATCTCTATGCGCCGGGCCATGAAACGTGTTCTGGAGCACATGAAGGAAGCCAATCTCGATGAGAACTGGCATCTGACGATTACGCATGTCAATGCGATCGATCTTGCCGAGACGTTCTACCATCAGGCACAGGAAATGTTCCCGAAAGCAGAGATGGAAATTCTTCCTCTCTGCAGCCCCGTTGCTGTCCATGTTGGAATCGGCAGTCTCTGTCTCCAGTACTTCCGTAAGCAGTGA
- a CDS encoding DNA polymerase III subunit alpha: protein MSVHLFVRSCYSLLDSTVRIEELVHLAKAMEYHSLALTDHNVLYGLPAFEAACRKEGIKPIFGMETDVLIEDKTVPFLVLAETRTGYQNLIELSSLLNDGNHVHGISLQELSSRSLGLIIIAYGEGGWADSQLIHTDREEAYRKFAFLKQAIPDLIAAVSYQESSMWVERNNFLKQICRSLHIPTAAVHKIYYLQPKDDETYRIVTGIRRQTTLKDPNLTVLSGRYFLDPKTFASLYDEEDLAMTDEIADRCQADLTLPKTSLPAFPVPDGLRSDQYLTQLCLAGLKKRLNGKEDPAYTARLHQELDVIIRMHFSDYFLIVWDFIRYARSRGIYVGPGRGSACGSLVAYCLGITMIDPLKYGLLFERFLNPERISMPDIDTDIPDNRRKDVIDYVYQKYGADHILNIVAFGTFGARQAIVDTARVNGLLPRDYETLMRAIPRSGKATLKEAVAATPHLQTLLQAEGKYRNLVQMAMRLEGLPRNLTIHPAGIVMSSEPVNRLLPTAAVNPGMRTSQYEAKYLEARGFIKMDFLGLRNLTMIDDVARMIQKRNPKFQILKIPLNDPHTYAVFQRADTLGIFQFESNGMKNLLKKMKPSSYNDIVAALALYRPASAGNIDQYLVARAHPERIHYLLPQLEPVLKDTYGVMIYQEQTMMTARICAGFSLGKADLLRKAISKKDPRTMAGLKEDFVLGCRKNRIKEETITELWDLIEKFGGYGFNKSHAVAYALLAYQTAWLKANAPLDFYCSLLDSVAGDTGKTAQYIDECRRRGISVKYPSVVFSGVHYSCEDGSIRIALSAIKGMGTHQAQQIVEEREKRPFSGYFDFVARMELARMPRSVLESLIDAGALDDFRETRTTMKSALEEAVNYADLVQVERNGQLTLDLNLISQPVLEPKEDQPEALVEAERNALGFTLGPHPIIEMRRRLKINRPSLIALQMSPGYGYGFGFVSSVRLHRTKRGQMMAYLTLNDETADFDLTVMPRLYSQYASSIAKGVYLLFEGTVKDDGSCIAERLEVVK from the coding sequence ATGTCAGTGCATTTGTTTGTCCGCAGCTGCTACTCATTGCTCGACAGTACTGTACGCATCGAAGAACTTGTCCATCTTGCCAAAGCCATGGAATATCATTCGCTGGCTTTAACGGACCACAATGTTCTCTATGGTTTGCCGGCTTTTGAAGCTGCCTGCAGAAAAGAAGGGATCAAGCCGATCTTCGGCATGGAAACGGATGTCTTGATTGAAGATAAGACCGTTCCTTTCCTTGTGCTTGCCGAAACCAGAACCGGCTATCAGAATCTGATCGAGCTTTCTTCACTGCTCAATGATGGAAACCACGTCCACGGCATATCGCTGCAGGAGCTTTCCTCCCGCAGCCTCGGCCTGATCATCATTGCCTATGGCGAAGGGGGATGGGCCGATTCGCAGCTCATTCATACGGATCGTGAAGAAGCCTACCGTAAATTCGCCTTTCTCAAGCAGGCAATACCGGACCTGATTGCGGCCGTTTCCTATCAGGAGTCCAGCATGTGGGTAGAGCGCAACAATTTTCTGAAGCAGATCTGCCGCTCGCTTCACATTCCGACCGCTGCGGTTCATAAGATCTACTATCTGCAGCCGAAGGACGATGAAACCTACCGCATCGTAACCGGCATCCGCCGCCAGACGACCCTGAAGGATCCCAACCTCACGGTTTTATCGGGCCGGTATTTTCTTGATCCGAAAACATTCGCCAGCCTCTATGACGAAGAGGATCTGGCGATGACCGATGAAATTGCAGACCGCTGTCAGGCGGATCTTACGCTTCCCAAAACCAGTCTGCCGGCATTTCCGGTGCCGGATGGCCTGCGCAGTGATCAGTATCTGACGCAGCTTTGTCTTGCCGGTCTAAAGAAGCGGCTGAACGGGAAGGAAGATCCTGCCTATACGGCACGTCTTCATCAGGAACTGGATGTCATCATCCGCATGCACTTTTCAGATTATTTTCTGATCGTGTGGGACTTTATCCGCTATGCCCGCTCGCGGGGAATCTATGTCGGTCCGGGCCGGGGCAGTGCGTGCGGCTCCCTGGTTGCGTATTGTCTGGGCATTACGATGATTGATCCGTTAAAATACGGCCTGCTCTTTGAGCGGTTTCTGAATCCGGAGCGTATATCGATGCCGGATATTGATACCGATATTCCGGACAACCGGCGCAAAGATGTGATTGATTACGTTTATCAGAAATACGGAGCGGATCACATTCTCAATATTGTCGCCTTTGGTACCTTCGGCGCGCGTCAGGCCATTGTTGATACGGCCCGGGTCAATGGTCTATTGCCCAGGGATTATGAAACACTGATGCGTGCCATCCCCCGTTCTGGCAAGGCTACACTCAAGGAGGCCGTTGCTGCCACTCCGCATCTGCAGACGCTGCTGCAGGCGGAGGGAAAATACAGAAATCTTGTACAGATGGCAATGCGGCTGGAGGGACTGCCGAGAAATCTAACGATTCATCCGGCAGGCATCGTCATGAGCAGCGAGCCGGTGAACCGTCTTCTGCCTACGGCGGCCGTCAATCCGGGCATGCGCACTTCACAGTATGAGGCGAAGTATCTGGAAGCCCGCGGCTTTATCAAGATGGATTTTCTGGGGCTGCGCAATCTGACGATGATTGATGACGTTGCCAGGATGATTCAGAAGCGCAATCCGAAGTTTCAGATTCTGAAGATTCCTCTGAACGATCCGCATACCTATGCAGTGTTTCAGCGGGCCGATACGCTTGGCATCTTTCAGTTTGAATCCAACGGGATGAAGAATCTGCTCAAGAAGATGAAGCCTTCTTCCTATAACGATATTGTGGCGGCGCTGGCGCTGTACCGGCCGGCATCGGCAGGCAATATTGACCAGTATCTTGTGGCAAGAGCCCATCCCGAGCGTATTCACTATCTTCTTCCCCAACTGGAGCCGGTGCTGAAGGATACGTACGGCGTCATGATCTATCAGGAACAGACGATGATGACGGCGCGGATCTGTGCAGGCTTTTCTCTTGGAAAGGCGGATCTGCTGCGTAAGGCAATATCCAAAAAGGACCCCAGGACGATGGCCGGGCTGAAGGAGGATTTCGTTCTTGGCTGTCGAAAGAACCGGATCAAAGAGGAAACGATCACTGAGCTTTGGGATCTGATTGAAAAATTCGGCGGCTATGGCTTCAATAAGTCGCATGCGGTTGCCTATGCGCTGCTTGCGTATCAGACGGCATGGCTGAAGGCCAATGCGCCGCTCGACTTCTATTGTTCGCTGCTGGACAGTGTGGCAGGAGATACGGGGAAGACGGCACAGTACATTGATGAATGCCGCCGGCGCGGGATTTCCGTGAAATACCCGTCGGTCGTCTTTTCCGGCGTCCACTATTCCTGTGAAGATGGTTCGATCCGCATTGCCCTGTCGGCGATCAAGGGGATGGGAACCCATCAGGCACAGCAGATTGTCGAAGAACGTGAGAAGCGGCCGTTCTCCGGCTACTTTGATTTTGTGGCACGGATGGAACTGGCCAGGATGCCGCGCAGCGTTCTTGAGTCGCTGATTGATGCGGGAGCCCTGGATGATTTCAGGGAAACCCGTACGACGATGAAATCAGCGCTGGAGGAGGCGGTCAACTATGCGGATCTGGTCCAGGTGGAAAGAAACGGGCAGCTGACGCTGGATCTGAATCTGATTTCGCAGCCGGTTCTGGAGCCGAAGGAAGATCAGCCGGAGGCGCTGGTGGAGGCAGAGCGCAATGCGCTCGGCTTTACCCTGGGGCCGCACCCGATCATTGAGATGCGAAGGCGTCTGAAGATCAATCGTCCCTCGCTGATCGCGCTGCAGATGAGCCCGGGCTATGGCTATGGTTTCGGCTTTGTCAGCAGTGTCCGTCTTCATCGCACCAAACGTGGCCAGATGATGGCCTATCTGACGCTGAATGATGAGACGGCCGACTTTGATCTGACCGTGATGCCGCGGCTGTACAGTCAATACGCTTCCTCCATTGCAAAGGGTGTGTATCTGCTGTTTGAGGGGACGGTAAAAGACGACGGGTCCTGTATCGCGGAGCGGCTTGAGGTGGTAAAGTAA
- a CDS encoding response regulator transcription factor produces MVRLLIVDDEVNIRQVVCEYARLNDYEIDEAEDGMQAIELVRKNDYDCVILDVMMPKLDGFTACKQIKKIKNVPVIMLSARHEEYDKLYGFELGVDDYVVKPFSPKELMARVKVILERTHRSENRQLTFDNGGLVIDAGGRTVKVDGQNVDLTPKEMDLLLYMVDHQNIALSRTKLLEDVWNYDYFGDYRTVDAHIKMLRQSLGPYKNHIVTVRGMGYKFEN; encoded by the coding sequence ATGGTCCGACTTCTGATTGTTGATGATGAAGTGAATATCCGGCAGGTTGTCTGCGAGTATGCGCGGCTCAACGATTATGAAATCGATGAGGCGGAGGACGGGATGCAGGCGATTGAGCTGGTCAGGAAAAATGATTATGACTGCGTGATTCTGGATGTCATGATGCCGAAGCTGGACGGCTTTACGGCCTGCAAGCAGATCAAGAAGATCAAGAATGTTCCGGTGATCATGCTCAGTGCCCGTCACGAGGAATACGATAAGCTGTACGGCTTTGAGCTTGGCGTGGATGATTATGTCGTCAAGCCGTTTTCGCCCAAGGAGCTGATGGCGCGCGTCAAGGTGATCCTGGAGCGGACGCATCGTTCGGAAAACCGGCAGCTGACCTTTGACAATGGCGGACTGGTCATTGATGCCGGCGGCCGTACGGTCAAGGTTGATGGCCAGAATGTCGATCTGACGCCGAAGGAGATGGATCTGCTTCTGTATATGGTGGATCATCAGAACATCGCGCTTTCCCGTACAAAGCTGCTGGAAGACGTTTGGAACTATGATTATTTCGGCGATTACCGGACAGTGGATGCGCATATCAAGATGCTGCGGCAGTCGCTTGGGCCGTATAAGAATCACATTGTGACAGTACGCGGAATGGGGTACAAGTTTGAAAATTGA